A part of Aegilops tauschii subsp. strangulata cultivar AL8/78 chromosome 2, Aet v6.0, whole genome shotgun sequence genomic DNA contains:
- the LOC109737213 gene encoding uncharacterized protein has product MGRSSGGEGGGGEGQGEADGGGIADCSPGTIVWVRRRNGSWWPGRIVGQDELAASQVVTPRTGTPVKLLGREDASIDWYNLEKSKRVKEFRCGEFDACIEKAMACQGTPVKRREKYARREDAIIHALELERKQLALKYQNQGFRADDSCSILFADTGREFDDFPSEYYSRNNVQEPQLHLQSSASQQRVDLSTTRYKSKKSKKQKGDTSVRLGKTKECEEKFIHAGSKRNLSGSLDLEASGNTLSNYVNGFSLSGHTQEGSNVESGEKNTALKKRRLEEAIFEASVVKKHDRCRPLAQVVQSSVKFPRSFQCNDDSGTVVVEGGKDPLPAICQAKRSGATYLSADSGDAHSRDFIPVKQTILTEAHHETESYLKQEDTLLEEQTFPGFVEKQESDSSMSLCSDTETEDDAELLQRYAKVQSPESDACDPNSLKASNKSRHANDIDDDDEMNFSTHIPQQNVLLGEDGSPELGVSQWHMKGKRNRRTAVKRSMGKADENLSLDSSSSFMKGLLKMANKGDSKVEIIDASSHQPFGQSFPENQEGLDCDHDEADLVDKAASHSGVNRYHGKDYPLSSEPVRDIGRSYTSFNNSEISCKTSLLNKNGNQITSIDQKACGDGSSLYQQNHGSHLGYTGQVLFNVDLKVQANYQGEHVPLVSLMSRLDGKAIVGHPIQVGILEEGSMDRLILGSDLVLENSTAAPPAWPTGRRTVMPRVPRLNPSRATLDGNATDEQGVKHAKKSTTSVRRPFSQKSQKKPSGFKKASSPSQKTRPLSSISIGKKSHREGGQAKAHRRSDVLGGLLKSEGAIPLVTCVPAKVVFSRIMEAVGRPSHALAHRARKASPAVRDPP; this is encoded by the exons ATGGGGCGGAGCtcggggggagagggaggaggaggggaggggcaAGGGGAGGCGGATGGCGGCGGAATCGCAGACTGCTCGCCGGGGACCATCGTCTGGGTGCGGCGGCGGAACGGGTCCTGGTGGCCCGGGAGGATAGTCGGGCAGGACGAGCTCGCGGCGTCGCAGGTGGTGACGCCCAGGACGGGAACTCCGGTCAAGCTGCTCGGCCGCGAGGATGCTAGCAT TGACTGGTATAACCTGGAGAAATCGAAACGTGTCAAGGAATTTAGGTGTGGAGAGTTTGATGCTTGTATTGAGAAGGCAATGGCTTGTCAAGGAACTCCTGTAAAGAGAAGAGAAAAATATGCTCGTAGAGAAGATGCTATTATTCATGCTCTTGAATTGGAAAGAAAGCAGCTTGCATTGAAGTACCAGAACCAAGGTTTCAGGGCAGATGACAGCTGCAGTATCCTCTTTGCTGACACAGGGAGGGAGTTTGACGACTTTCCTTCAGAATATTACTCAAGAAACAACGTCCAGGAACCTCAGTTGCATTTGCAAAGCTCAGCATCTCAGCAACGCGTAGATCTCAGCACTACTCGTTATAAAAGCAAAAAGAGTAAAAAACAGAAAGGGGATACCTCTGTTCGCCTTGGTAAAACAAAAGAGTGTGAAGAAAAGTTTATTCATGCTGGTTCAAAAAGAAACTTGTCAGGATCTCTTGATCTGGAAGCTTCAGGGAACACTCTCAGTAATTACGTCAATGGCTTTTCCCTTTCAGGACATACGCAAGAAGGATCAAATGTAGAGAGCGGTGAGAAAAATACAGCCCTGAAAAAGAGAAGATTAGAGGAAGCTATTTTTGAGGCATCTGTTGTCAAAAAACATGATAGATGCAGGCCACTTGCTCAAGTTGTACAGAGTAGCGTCAAATTTCCTCGCTCTTTTCAGTGCAATGATGATTCTGGAACTGTTGTAGTTGAAGGAGGGAAGGATCCTTTGCCTGCTATCTGTCAGGCGAAAAGAAGTGGTGCCACATACCTGTCTGCTGATTCTGGTGATGCACATAGCCGTGACTTCATACCTGTTAAGCAAACAATATTAACAGAAGCTCATCATGAGACAGAAAGTTACCTAAAGCAGGAGGATACTCTTCTCGAAGAGCAAACATTTCCGGGCTTTGTTGAGAAGCAAGAATCTGATTCTTCAATGAGTTTATGTTCAGATACTGAGACAGAAGATGACGCTGAACTTCTGCAAA GGTATGCTAAGGTACAATCCCCTGAATCAGATGCATGTGATCCTAATTCCCTCAAGGCTTCTAATAAGTCAAGGCATGCAAATGATATTGATGACGATGATGAGATGAACTTTTCTACTCATATTCCTCAGCAAAATGTCTTACTAGGTGAGGATGGTTCTCCTGAGTTAGGTGTTTCCCAGTGGCATATGAAAGGTAAACGCAACCGGCGCACTGCAGTAAAGAGATCAATGGGGAAGGCGGATGAAAATCTGTCATTAGATAGCTCAAGTAGTTTCATGAAGGGGCTGCTCAAAATGGCCAATAAAGGTGACTCTAAAGTTGAGATTATTGATGCGTCTAGCCATCAGCCGTTTGGTCAAAGTTTTCCTGAGAACCAAGAAGGGTTGGATTGTGATCATGATGAAGCAGATTTGGTTGACAAGGCCGCGAGTCATTCAGGAGTTAACAGATACCATGGTAAAGATTATCCCTTATCTTCAGAACCTGTCAGAGATATTGGACGAAGTTACACTTCTTTCAACAACTCTGAAATTTCTTGCAAGACCTCTTTGCTAAATAAAAATGGCAATCAGATAACCTCTATTGATCAGAAGGCATGTGGGGACGGATCTTCATTGTATCAACAAAATCATGGCTCACATCTTGGTTACACTGGGCAGGTGTTGTTTAATGTTGACCTGAAGGTACAGGCTAACTATCAAGGTGAGCATGTCCCATTGGTTTCTTTGATGAGCAGACTGGATGGCAAAGCTATTGTTGGACACCCTATCCAAGTTGGAATTCTTGAAGAAGGTTCAATGGACAGGCTTATTTTGGGCAGTGATCTTGTTCTGGAAAATAGCACAGCAGCACCACCTGCTTGGCCGACAGGCAGAAGGACTGTTATGCCAAGAGTCCCACGTTTGAATCCATCACGAGCAACCTTAGATGGCAATGCCACCGATGAGCAGGGGGTCAAGCATGCAAAGAAAAGCACCACCAGTGTCCGGAGGCCATTTTCGCAGAAATCTCAAAAGAAGCCCTCTGGCTTCAAGAAAGCAAGCTCACCAAGCCAGAAAACCAGACCCCTTTCATCCATTTCCATTGGGAAAAAGTCTCACAGAGAAGGTGGCCAGGCAAAGGCACATAGGCGCAGCGATGTTCTGGGTGGTCTATTGAAATCAGAAGGAGCAATTCCGCTGGTCACATGTGTCCCCGCAAAGGTTGTGTTCAGTAGGATAATGGAAGCAGTTGGCAGGCCGTCCCATGCTCTTGCTCACCGTGCTAGAAAGGCCAGTCCCGCGGTACGGGATCCACCGTAG